One Natronomonas moolapensis 8.8.11 genomic region harbors:
- a CDS encoding YgaP family membrane protein, with amino-acid sequence MSVSKNVGGRDRLVRGVLAAVLTVIAIKTLTSGRRRTAVLAAIGALGFGFNATTCYCGTNEALGIDTTGE; translated from the coding sequence ATGTCGGTATCAAAGAACGTCGGCGGCCGTGACCGCCTCGTCCGGGGAGTACTCGCAGCCGTGCTGACCGTGATAGCCATCAAGACACTCACAAGCGGCAGGCGACGGACCGCGGTGCTCGCGGCGATCGGCGCGCTCGGGTTCGGGTTCAACGCGACGACGTGTTACTGCGGGACCAACGAGGCGCTCGGCATCGACACGACTGGGGAGTGA
- a CDS encoding SDR family NAD(P)-dependent oxidoreductase, protein MPGFNSDFEDTVALVTGSSRGIGAATARLLGERGADVVVNYNSSADAADTVVDYIRTAEGEGDAIAIQADVRVRDDVDAMVAEAESTFGTVDVLVNNANMSFPFKPFLEQSWAEFSAKFQDELRAAYNCTQATAPAMADQGYGRIVYVSSEAARNPQPTFSAHTTAKAGLNGLARAVATELGGEGIIANVVSPGLVRTEASEPYRAEFDDEVRAQTPLGRIAEPEDAARAIAVFASDDAQFVTGTYTPVNGGLTVE, encoded by the coding sequence ATGCCTGGTTTCAACTCGGATTTCGAAGACACCGTAGCGCTCGTCACGGGAAGCAGTCGTGGTATCGGTGCCGCGACAGCCCGATTGCTCGGCGAGCGGGGTGCCGATGTCGTCGTCAACTACAACTCTAGCGCTGACGCCGCCGACACGGTCGTTGACTACATCAGGACCGCAGAGGGCGAGGGCGACGCGATCGCCATCCAAGCTGACGTTCGAGTCCGCGACGACGTCGACGCGATGGTGGCGGAGGCAGAGTCGACATTTGGCACCGTCGACGTCTTGGTGAATAATGCAAATATGTCGTTCCCATTCAAACCGTTCTTAGAGCAGTCCTGGGCGGAGTTTTCCGCTAAGTTCCAGGATGAACTTCGAGCGGCATACAACTGTACTCAGGCTACCGCACCGGCGATGGCTGACCAGGGTTACGGCCGCATCGTCTACGTCTCCAGTGAGGCCGCTCGTAACCCTCAACCGACGTTCAGCGCGCACACGACGGCGAAGGCAGGACTTAACGGACTCGCCCGCGCTGTGGCCACAGAATTAGGTGGAGAGGGCATCATCGCGAACGTCGTTTCGCCGGGGCTGGTTCGGACCGAGGCGAGCGAACCGTATCGAGCGGAGTTCGACGACGAGGTCCGGGCGCAGACCCCGCTAGGGCGCATAGCCGAGCCCGAAGACGCGGCCCGAGCAATTGCCGTATTCGCTAGCGATGACGCCCAGTTTGTTACAGGGACGTACACGCCCGTCAACGGAGGTTTGACTGTCGAGTGA
- a CDS encoding HFX_2341 family transcriptional regulator, with amino-acid sequence MQTHIVPVGFDYDRLIAPLVRDQLDVDRVVLLEGAVGSEANVEYSKNLASKLEKDFTNLLGAETEEYVVEDVYDYDAAFEQAYALINGELDTGSEVWVNVSAMPRTVSFAFATAAHSIMVEREGDRDRIHTYYTVPEKYLETELAEELRNQCDLLESVLGGDVDDERVAERLETGRELLEEFDERGTTIGAKRFGDGHIIELPVASFSNVKPFEELILFTLGEHEEFESVSELAGTLARELGEEYTDSFRSKVIYNVDRLGPGGKGYIEREEHGNSYRTRLSRIGELWVRSHADHSEL; translated from the coding sequence ATGCAGACCCACATCGTGCCGGTCGGGTTCGACTACGACCGGTTGATCGCGCCGTTGGTGCGGGACCAACTCGACGTCGATCGGGTCGTCCTGCTCGAGGGGGCGGTCGGCAGCGAGGCCAACGTCGAATACTCGAAGAACCTCGCGAGCAAACTCGAGAAGGACTTCACGAACCTGCTCGGCGCCGAGACGGAGGAGTACGTCGTCGAGGACGTCTACGACTACGACGCGGCCTTCGAACAGGCGTACGCGCTTATAAATGGCGAGCTCGACACCGGCAGCGAGGTGTGGGTCAACGTCTCGGCGATGCCGCGGACGGTTTCGTTTGCCTTCGCTACGGCCGCCCACTCGATCATGGTCGAACGCGAGGGCGACCGCGACCGGATCCACACCTACTACACCGTCCCCGAAAAGTACCTCGAAACCGAACTCGCCGAGGAACTCAGAAACCAGTGCGATCTCCTCGAGTCGGTCCTCGGGGGGGACGTCGACGACGAACGGGTCGCCGAACGGCTGGAGACCGGCCGCGAACTCCTCGAGGAGTTCGACGAGCGCGGGACCACCATCGGCGCCAAGCGCTTCGGCGACGGCCACATCATCGAGCTCCCGGTCGCCTCCTTCTCGAACGTCAAACCGTTCGAGGAGTTGATCCTCTTTACGCTCGGCGAGCACGAGGAGTTCGAGTCGGTCTCGGAGCTCGCGGGGACGCTCGCCCGCGAGCTCGGAGAGGAGTACACGGACTCCTTCCGGTCGAAGGTTATTTATAACGTCGATCGGCTCGGCCCCGGCGGCAAGGGGTACATAGAGCGCGAGGAACACGGCAACTCCTATCGGACGCGGCTCTCCCGGATCGGGGAGCTGTGGGTCCGCTCGCACGCCGACCACTCGGAACTGTGA
- a CDS encoding chemotaxis protein CheW: MSTETAPALDAEQVLEFRLGEETYCVSIDYVTEIVDMGELTPIPNSPPHVEGVIDLRGNTTSIVDPKVGLGTDGDIGDRIVIFDSDIFEDERSIGWAVDSVEEVSDLDAESVDDSPIEGEHIKGLIKRESGFVVWIDPRAMDEALADEGSATDVTPDR; the protein is encoded by the coding sequence ATGTCCACCGAAACGGCCCCTGCCCTCGACGCGGAACAGGTACTCGAGTTCCGCCTCGGCGAGGAGACGTACTGCGTCAGCATCGACTACGTGACCGAGATCGTCGACATGGGCGAGTTGACGCCCATCCCGAACTCCCCGCCGCACGTCGAGGGCGTCATCGACCTCAGGGGAAACACTACCTCGATCGTCGACCCGAAGGTCGGCCTCGGGACCGACGGCGACATCGGCGACCGGATCGTCATCTTCGATTCCGATATCTTCGAGGACGAGCGCTCGATCGGGTGGGCCGTCGACAGCGTCGAGGAGGTCTCCGATCTCGACGCGGAGTCGGTCGACGACTCCCCGATCGAGGGCGAGCATATAAAAGGACTGATCAAACGCGAGTCCGGGTTCGTCGTCTGGATCGACCCGCGGGCGATGGACGAGGCGCTCGCGGACGAGGGGTCGGCCACGGACGTGACACCGGATCGGTGA
- a CDS encoding DUF5785 family protein, with protein sequence MEWPHDPDGEEGSEGMRKYGQAVLAKKLDEEGDFPLSAAEFVDDHGDEPVRLNHTRVVSVADIFDVVEEDEFEDIVAFHRAVGRAMRDHDMWEVDVDAHA encoded by the coding sequence ATGGAGTGGCCCCACGACCCCGACGGCGAGGAAGGCTCAGAAGGGATGCGAAAGTACGGTCAGGCGGTGCTCGCGAAGAAACTCGACGAAGAGGGTGACTTCCCGCTCTCGGCCGCGGAGTTCGTCGACGACCACGGCGACGAACCCGTCCGGTTGAACCACACCCGCGTCGTCAGCGTGGCCGACATCTTCGACGTCGTCGAGGAAGACGAGTTCGAGGACATCGTCGCCTTCCACCGCGCCGTCGGGCGCGCGATGCGCGATCACGACATGTGGGAAGTCGACGTCGACGCCCACGCCTGA
- a CDS encoding GTP cyclohydrolase III: MTNAQVTLIQIDNYGPWTVTPEPRREVDLQTLQSRLYADLSQLVGNREGYVFFTRFDNMVAVTNGLDAADHALIQESVGNRYPVTVSLSIAVDSSPAAALGTATGHLQDAGSAQDGDRREILRGDPLDDAARTDGDVRIAHFDVNDATGKYTDQLNEFDSFINIEQGYAELMRYMRNAHESLSFFVGGDNIIAVCNDVDEAGYLDAVGHVREAVGVDLKVGVGTDRTAQAAGMAAKHALETCREECTDVEFA; the protein is encoded by the coding sequence GTGACAAACGCCCAGGTAACGCTCATCCAGATCGACAACTACGGGCCGTGGACGGTAACCCCCGAACCGCGCCGTGAGGTCGACCTCCAGACCCTCCAATCGCGGCTGTACGCCGACCTCTCACAGCTTGTCGGGAACAGGGAGGGCTACGTCTTCTTCACCCGCTTCGACAACATGGTTGCCGTCACCAACGGCCTCGACGCCGCCGACCACGCCCTGATCCAGGAGTCGGTCGGCAACCGGTATCCGGTGACGGTGAGCCTGAGTATCGCCGTCGATTCCTCCCCGGCGGCGGCGCTCGGGACCGCGACCGGCCACCTCCAAGACGCCGGCAGCGCCCAGGACGGCGACCGCCGGGAGATTCTCCGCGGCGACCCCCTCGACGACGCGGCCAGAACCGACGGAGACGTCCGGATCGCCCACTTCGACGTCAACGACGCGACCGGCAAGTACACCGACCAACTCAACGAGTTCGACTCCTTCATCAACATCGAGCAGGGGTACGCCGAACTGATGCGTTATATGCGAAACGCCCACGAGTCGCTGTCGTTTTTCGTCGGCGGCGACAACATCATTGCGGTGTGTAACGACGTTGACGAGGCCGGCTACCTCGACGCCGTCGGACACGTTCGGGAGGCCGTCGGCGTCGATTTGAAAGTCGGCGTCGGAACCGACCGGACGGCCCAGGCCGCCGGGATGGCCGCCAAACACGCCCTCGAGACCTGTCGGGAGGAGTGCACCGACGTCGAGTTTGCGTGA
- a CDS encoding substrate-binding domain-containing protein: MSRKIDRRDVLKGAGVTGLAALAGCTGNGNGTGGNGNGTGGNGNGTDTGGDSGSVDVDVINVIGYPEDGNTLFRNYYELSDGSEDIIVPDGLRDGELQQQVGNPMENVVGTAPAAGGPAQEAFSGLYENEYGETPGVFTTQSYDSVAVGILANVAAGENSGTGIRDQMRNVANPDGMEVTPENFVEGVEAVANGDPINYQGASSDVNFNEAGDPANAAYDVWEFTGDGGTEATDTLNFEGDSPDGAGPSADTIEGGLGRTVDIGILLPETGNLASVGEGMINAAEIPAMQVNEADVDIEVETQLEDTNTEPNTGIQAANSLVNAGVPYICGSASSGVNVPVAQQALIPNQVVGCSPSSTALSVTNLEDDDYIFRTAPSDLLQGRVMAQVASEQLGAEVATTLYVNNDYGQQLSEQFASVFEADFGGTVEAQVAYNQNEDSYTSAIQEAIGGN; this comes from the coding sequence ATGTCGAGAAAGATAGACAGACGTGACGTACTGAAAGGAGCCGGCGTTACCGGTCTCGCCGCCCTGGCCGGGTGTACCGGCAACGGCAACGGTACCGGCGGCAACGGCAACGGTACCGGCGGCAACGGCAACGGTACCGATACCGGCGGCGACTCCGGCAGCGTAGACGTCGACGTCATCAACGTCATCGGGTACCCGGAAGACGGTAACACGCTGTTCCGAAACTACTACGAGCTGAGCGACGGCAGCGAGGACATCATTGTTCCCGACGGCCTCCGGGACGGAGAGCTCCAACAGCAAGTCGGAAACCCGATGGAGAACGTCGTCGGGACAGCACCCGCTGCGGGCGGTCCCGCACAGGAGGCGTTTAGCGGCCTCTACGAGAACGAGTACGGCGAAACCCCCGGGGTGTTTACGACACAGTCGTACGACTCCGTCGCCGTCGGCATCCTCGCGAACGTCGCGGCGGGAGAAAACAGCGGCACCGGTATCCGCGATCAGATGCGGAACGTGGCCAACCCCGACGGGATGGAAGTCACTCCCGAGAACTTCGTCGAGGGCGTCGAGGCCGTCGCCAACGGCGATCCGATCAACTACCAGGGGGCGTCCTCGGACGTCAACTTCAACGAGGCCGGCGACCCGGCCAACGCCGCCTACGACGTCTGGGAGTTCACCGGCGACGGCGGGACGGAGGCGACAGACACGCTGAATTTCGAGGGCGATAGCCCGGACGGTGCTGGTCCCTCCGCCGACACGATCGAGGGCGGGCTCGGACGGACCGTCGACATCGGCATCCTGCTCCCGGAGACCGGCAACCTCGCCTCGGTGGGCGAGGGAATGATAAACGCCGCCGAAATCCCGGCGATGCAGGTCAACGAGGCGGACGTCGACATCGAGGTCGAAACCCAACTCGAGGACACGAACACGGAGCCGAACACGGGCATTCAGGCGGCGAACTCGCTGGTCAACGCGGGCGTTCCTTACATCTGTGGGTCGGCGTCCTCTGGGGTGAACGTCCCGGTGGCACAGCAGGCGCTCATCCCGAATCAGGTCGTCGGCTGCTCGCCGTCCTCGACGGCGCTGTCGGTGACAAACCTCGAGGACGACGACTACATATTCCGGACGGCACCGTCGGATCTGCTACAGGGTCGCGTGATGGCACAGGTCGCCTCAGAGCAGCTCGGCGCCGAAGTCGCGACGACGCTGTACGTCAACAACGACTACGGCCAACAGCTCTCAGAGCAGTTCGCCAGCGTCTTCGAGGCGGACTTCGGCGGGACCGTCGAGGCACAGGTGGCCTACAATCAAAACGAGGACTCTTACACCTCGGCCATCCAGGAAGCCATCGGCGGTAACTGA
- a CDS encoding ABC transporter ATP-binding protein — MSDIDSETDPDTGDAVDAEPETDADTGANRGARRWDDSILEVRNLDAGYGDLQILSDVDLDVRPGEYVTIVGPNGAGKSTLMKSVFGLTNRMDGSVTFGGSDITDTVPEEIIYEGIGYVPQNDNVFANLSVQENLEMGAYILDETPEDALETVYDRFPILRERREQKAGTMSGGQRQMLAMGRTLMLDPDLLLLDEPSAGLAPDLVDDMFDRIDRINDDGTAILMVEQNAKEALRRCDRGYVLVDGRNRYEDSGVELLADQGVRQDFLGG; from the coding sequence ATGAGTGACATCGACAGCGAGACCGACCCCGACACCGGGGACGCGGTCGACGCCGAGCCCGAGACAGACGCCGACACCGGCGCCAACAGAGGTGCCAGGCGCTGGGACGACAGCATACTCGAGGTGCGAAACCTCGACGCCGGCTACGGGGACCTACAGATTCTCTCGGACGTCGACCTCGACGTCAGGCCGGGAGAGTACGTCACGATTGTCGGTCCGAACGGGGCAGGCAAATCGACCCTTATGAAATCCGTGTTCGGGCTGACGAACCGGATGGACGGCTCCGTCACGTTCGGTGGATCGGACATTACCGACACCGTCCCCGAGGAGATCATCTACGAAGGGATCGGCTACGTGCCCCAAAACGACAATGTGTTCGCGAATCTCTCGGTTCAGGAGAACCTGGAGATGGGGGCGTACATCCTCGACGAGACGCCCGAGGACGCCCTCGAGACCGTCTACGACCGCTTTCCCATCCTCCGGGAACGGCGCGAACAGAAGGCCGGGACGATGTCCGGCGGCCAGCGACAGATGCTCGCGATGGGTCGGACGCTGATGCTCGACCCCGATTTGCTGTTGCTCGACGAGCCCTCAGCCGGTCTCGCACCCGACCTCGTCGACGACATGTTCGACCGCATCGACCGCATCAACGACGACGGAACGGCGATCCTGATGGTCGAACAGAACGCCAAGGAGGCGCTCAGGCGGTGTGATAGGGGGTACGTCCTGGTCGACGGACGAAACCGCTATGAGGACTCCGGCGTCGAACTGCTGGCCGACCAGGGAGTCCGACAGGACTTCCTGGGCGGGTGA
- a CDS encoding ABC transporter ATP-binding protein, producing MSDTEATDAAAGTAVSGRSGASPEDREGVETHDSDIERAAKHTPSSIPLRVEGLRKEFGSITAVDGASFSVEKGSITGLIGPNGAGKSTTFNCITGIHEPTDGTVYFQGEDVTGLSPNRIANHGLVRTFQLARELEEMTVIENMMLAPKGQLGESLWRSVLPLARRGVVEQERKVLERCWEMLEFFEIDHLAEEYAGNLSGGQRKLLELARALLTDPTMLLLDEPFAGVNPSLEGRLLEHIHELREDGYTFLIVEHDMDLIMEHCEHIIVMHQGSVLTEGPPSEVRSNEAVIEAYLGGDVE from the coding sequence ATGAGTGACACCGAAGCCACTGACGCGGCAGCCGGGACGGCCGTTTCGGGCCGGTCGGGGGCCTCCCCCGAGGACCGCGAGGGCGTCGAGACGCACGACTCGGACATCGAGCGGGCGGCGAAACACACGCCCAGTTCGATCCCGCTCCGCGTCGAGGGGCTGCGAAAGGAGTTCGGCAGCATCACCGCCGTCGACGGGGCGAGTTTCAGCGTCGAAAAGGGGTCTATCACCGGGTTGATCGGCCCGAACGGAGCCGGCAAGTCGACGACGTTCAACTGCATCACGGGAATCCACGAACCGACCGACGGGACTGTCTACTTCCAGGGCGAAGACGTCACGGGGCTGTCGCCGAACCGGATCGCAAACCACGGCCTCGTCCGCACCTTCCAACTCGCTCGCGAGCTCGAGGAGATGACCGTCATCGAGAACATGATGCTCGCACCGAAGGGCCAACTCGGCGAGTCGCTGTGGCGGTCGGTGCTGCCGCTCGCCCGCCGGGGCGTCGTCGAACAGGAGCGGAAGGTACTCGAGCGCTGCTGGGAGATGCTCGAGTTCTTCGAGATCGATCATCTCGCCGAAGAGTATGCGGGCAACCTCTCGGGGGGCCAACGGAAGCTCCTCGAGTTGGCCCGCGCACTGCTGACGGACCCGACGATGTTGCTACTCGATGAGCCGTTCGCGGGCGTCAACCCCTCGCTCGAAGGGCGGCTCCTCGAGCACATTCACGAACTTCGCGAGGACGGGTACACGTTCCTCATCGTCGAACACGACATGGACCTGATTATGGAGCACTGCGAACACATCATCGTGATGCATCAGGGGTCCGTCCTCACGGAAGGGCCACCGTCCGAGGTTCGATCGAACGAGGCGGTCATCGAGGCGTATCTCGGGGGCGACGTCGAATGA
- a CDS encoding branched-chain amino acid ABC transporter permease, with protein sequence MSDETGDSPNATALAAVWGQDAVKLTALVAGLFALYLAGGMLLEYGVRQQVNSIAQLLFYIAVFAMLALGLNLHWGYTGLFNIGVIGFMAIGIYTTAILSKGAMLTQPAAGSTGGFGLPLWLGIVGGVVAASIFGGLVALPALRLRADYFAIVTIGLSEIVRFTLLESSFQDVVVAGYYTGLGGGSGLILDFDPTDQLLAVLGLSEAYVGFTESLGTQLGLGANPKPVLDGLFYALVLLVFLAGFYVTLRRIGNSPFGRVLKAIREDEEATRSLGKDTSRFKIQAFMIGCGLMGLAGILFYAEQGAITPDAFRPRITFFVWIALIIGGAGSNTGSVVGGAVFAAFLFRGPLFVKNIVQETIEVDAVDTFAGAVAPIVDSANPIPLFVYTIDNMQQLQLVIMGLVLVYLMHNRPEGILGHRKEAASPIGLERPAGGGSAGTTSLGDSANADKEDADE encoded by the coding sequence ATGAGCGACGAGACTGGCGACAGCCCGAACGCGACGGCACTGGCAGCGGTCTGGGGGCAAGACGCCGTGAAGCTGACGGCGCTCGTTGCCGGGCTGTTCGCGCTGTACCTCGCTGGCGGGATGCTCCTCGAGTACGGGGTCAGACAACAGGTCAACTCGATCGCTCAGCTCTTGTTTTATATTGCCGTGTTCGCTATGTTGGCGCTCGGGCTCAACCTCCATTGGGGGTACACGGGACTGTTTAACATCGGCGTCATCGGGTTCATGGCGATCGGCATCTACACGACGGCCATCCTCTCGAAGGGCGCGATGTTGACACAGCCGGCAGCCGGGTCGACGGGCGGGTTCGGCCTGCCGCTTTGGCTCGGTATCGTCGGCGGCGTCGTTGCGGCGTCGATCTTCGGCGGTCTCGTTGCGCTACCGGCGTTGCGTCTCCGCGCCGACTACTTCGCTATCGTCACAATCGGCCTCAGCGAGATCGTTCGGTTCACGTTGCTCGAGTCCAGTTTCCAAGACGTCGTCGTCGCCGGGTACTACACCGGTCTCGGTGGTGGCTCCGGGCTCATCCTCGATTTCGACCCGACGGATCAACTTCTCGCCGTCTTGGGGCTCTCGGAAGCCTACGTGGGGTTCACCGAGTCGCTCGGAACCCAACTCGGTCTCGGGGCGAACCCAAAGCCCGTACTCGATGGCCTCTTTTATGCGCTCGTCCTGCTGGTGTTCCTGGCTGGGTTCTACGTGACACTGCGACGGATCGGCAACTCGCCGTTCGGTCGGGTGCTGAAAGCGATCCGCGAGGACGAGGAGGCGACCCGCTCGCTCGGCAAGGACACGAGCCGATTCAAGATACAGGCGTTTATGATTGGCTGCGGATTGATGGGACTGGCCGGCATCCTGTTTTACGCCGAACAGGGCGCGATCACGCCCGACGCGTTCCGACCACGGATCACCTTCTTCGTGTGGATCGCGCTCATTATCGGCGGTGCCGGCTCGAACACGGGCAGCGTCGTCGGCGGCGCGGTGTTTGCGGCCTTTCTGTTCCGCGGGCCGCTGTTCGTCAAGAACATCGTTCAGGAGACGATCGAGGTCGACGCGGTCGACACGTTCGCTGGGGCCGTTGCGCCGATCGTGGACTCGGCGAACCCGATCCCGTTGTTCGTGTACACGATCGACAATATGCAACAACTACAACTCGTCATCATGGGTCTCGTGCTCGTATACCTGATGCACAACCGGCCGGAGGGGATACTCGGCCACCGCAAGGAAGCCGCGAGTCCGATCGGGCTCGAACGACCGGCGGGTGGCGGATCGGCCGGAACGACGTCGCTCGGCGACAGCGCTAACGCCGACAAGGAGGACGCAGATGAGTGA
- a CDS encoding branched-chain amino acid ABC transporter permease: MRGLFFGLAGIGLSMTYSILSFANFSHGDLITGGAFAGMMATYVVAGGFGAEADLGSLLLVGAGGSVFGASLGIGVATSPIAVLIGVLVAGASAIALALAIDRLAYRPIRDRSGIALLITSVGVAFALRYLIQFVFGPGRRGVTASGDVPSVAIPLVDGIVSLDLHEVSLVVVAVALMGGLHLLLQRTKLGKAMRAMADNEDLARVTGIPTERVIRFTWIIGAGLAGVAGYMFVIWNGTLHWFQGWVLLLPVFAAVILGGIGSIYGAIVGGLVIGLTMSVSVVWIPTGLSRAAAFVVMIVVLLVRPTGIFSGRSTA, from the coding sequence ATGCGGGGGCTGTTTTTCGGCCTCGCCGGGATCGGACTCTCCATGACGTACAGCATCCTGAGTTTCGCGAACTTCTCGCACGGCGATCTGATCACCGGCGGGGCCTTCGCCGGGATGATGGCGACCTACGTTGTGGCGGGCGGCTTCGGTGCGGAAGCCGATCTGGGGTCGCTGCTACTCGTCGGTGCGGGCGGGTCGGTCTTCGGGGCCAGCCTCGGTATCGGGGTTGCCACCTCACCGATCGCGGTACTCATCGGCGTCCTCGTCGCCGGGGCATCGGCGATCGCGCTCGCGCTTGCGATCGACCGACTGGCGTACCGGCCGATCAGAGACCGGTCCGGAATCGCGCTGTTGATAACGAGCGTCGGCGTCGCGTTCGCACTCCGGTATCTGATTCAGTTCGTCTTCGGGCCCGGCCGGCGCGGGGTGACAGCATCGGGGGACGTTCCGAGCGTCGCGATCCCACTCGTCGACGGAATCGTCAGCCTCGATCTGCACGAGGTGTCGCTCGTCGTCGTCGCGGTCGCGCTGATGGGCGGGCTACACCTGCTTCTCCAGCGAACGAAACTCGGGAAGGCGATGCGGGCGATGGCGGACAACGAGGACCTCGCCCGAGTGACCGGAATCCCGACGGAGCGAGTCATCCGCTTTACGTGGATCATCGGCGCCGGTCTCGCCGGTGTCGCCGGTTATATGTTCGTCATCTGGAACGGGACGCTACACTGGTTCCAGGGGTGGGTCCTCCTGTTGCCGGTGTTCGCAGCGGTAATCCTCGGCGGAATCGGGTCGATATACGGAGCCATCGTCGGCGGCCTCGTCATCGGTCTCACGATGTCGGTCTCCGTCGTCTGGATCCCGACTGGCCTCTCGAGGGCGGCCGCGTTCGTCGTAATGATCGTCGTGTTGCTCGTGCGCCCGACGGGCATCTTCTCCGGGAGGTCGACTGCATGA
- a CDS encoding phosphoglycerate kinase has translation MIRTLDDLDAEGAALGVRVDINSPIDGDGLDDDARLRAHVETIAELCRRGARVALLAHQGRPGGEEFTDLRAHADRLDELLGFPVAYSDSTFTADARERIAGLEPGSAVLLENTRFYSEEYMSFDPEAAAETYLVERLAPALDAYVNDAFATSHRRQPSIVGFPELLDPYAGRVMERELDVLGNIAESPEPRVYVLGGAKVDDSIEVARSVLERGLADSVLTAGIVGNAFLLADGVSLGAASAGVVNERSHDAVKNAGDLLDDFSHRIYMPRDVAVERGDERCEFDLDELPSNSPAMDIGVRTVAAYAEILDDAGTAILNGPAGVFEDDRFETGTLEMYSSATRADTSIVGGGDTASALRKLDLLEGFDHVSTGGGAALRMLTGDTLAGVEALHR, from the coding sequence ATGATACGGACGCTCGACGACCTCGACGCCGAGGGGGCCGCGCTCGGGGTTCGCGTTGACATCAACAGCCCGATCGACGGCGACGGGCTGGACGACGACGCCCGCCTCCGGGCACACGTCGAGACGATCGCCGAGTTGTGCCGTCGGGGCGCCCGCGTCGCGTTGCTCGCCCACCAGGGCCGCCCCGGCGGCGAGGAGTTCACCGACCTCCGGGCCCACGCCGACCGGCTCGACGAACTCCTCGGGTTCCCGGTCGCCTACAGCGACTCGACGTTCACCGCCGATGCCCGCGAGCGGATCGCGGGGCTCGAGCCCGGATCGGCCGTCCTCCTCGAGAACACCCGGTTTTATTCCGAGGAGTACATGTCGTTCGACCCCGAGGCGGCGGCGGAGACGTACCTCGTCGAGCGGCTCGCCCCCGCCCTCGACGCCTACGTCAACGACGCCTTCGCCACCTCTCACCGCCGCCAGCCGTCGATCGTCGGCTTCCCGGAGCTCTTGGACCCCTACGCCGGACGCGTGATGGAGCGAGAACTCGACGTCCTCGGCAACATCGCCGAGAGCCCCGAACCCCGCGTGTACGTCCTCGGCGGCGCGAAGGTCGACGATTCGATCGAGGTCGCGCGGTCGGTCCTCGAGCGGGGGCTCGCGGACTCGGTGTTGACCGCCGGCATCGTCGGCAACGCCTTCCTCCTGGCCGACGGCGTCTCGCTGGGGGCGGCCTCGGCGGGGGTCGTCAACGAACGAAGCCACGACGCGGTCAAGAACGCCGGGGACCTGCTGGACGACTTCAGCCACCGGATATATATGCCCCGCGACGTCGCCGTCGAGCGCGGCGACGAGCGATGCGAGTTCGACCTCGACGAACTGCCGAGCAACAGCCCGGCGATGGACATCGGCGTACGGACGGTCGCGGCCTACGCGGAGATTCTCGACGACGCCGGGACCGCGATCCTCAACGGCCCCGCCGGCGTCTTCGAGGACGACCGCTTCGAGACGGGCACCCTCGAGATGTACAGCTCCGCGACACGGGCCGATACGAGCATCGTCGGCGGCGGCGACACCGCCTCCGCGCTCCGGAAGCTCGACCTCCTCGAGGGGTTCGACCACGTCTCGACGGGCGGCGGCGCGGCGCTACGAATGCTGACCGGCGACACGCTCGCCGGCGTCGAGGCTCTCCACCGGTAG